A window of Deltaproteobacteria bacterium genomic DNA:
GCTAGGATTAAGTCAGTGACGCGCGTTTATGACAAAATCGCGTCAAATGAAAAATTCCGTTATTTTGGGAATGTTCAATATGGGACTGACCTTACTCTCGAAGACCTTTCATCACATTATGACCAGATAGTTTTCTCGGTGGGAACTCAGGGCGATAGAATGTTGAATGTACCCGGTGAAGAACTTGAGGGCAGTGTGTCTGCGCGGGAGTTTGTGGCTTGGTATAATGGTCACCCGGACTACCGTGATTGGAAGGTGGACCTAAGTCATAAGGCTGTCGTGGTAGTGGGAGTTCGTAATGTGGCATTAGATGTGGCCCGTATTTTAGCCAAAACACCCGACGAGCTTCGCCCCACAGATATTGCCTGTCATGCGCTGGACCAACTTCGTGAATCTAAAGTTGAAGATATTTATATTATTGCCCGTCGTGGGCCGGCCCAGGTGAAGTTTACTCTACACGAGATTAAGGAATTTGGAGATTTTGAGGCAGCGACCACATCGGTTCGAACTGAGGACCTAGAGCTGGACCCTGGGAGTGCTAGTGAGCTTGAGCGCAATAAAGCCGCTCAGCGCAATTTTGAAGTGCTCGAGAAGTTTAGCAAGGTCCAGCATGCAGCGAATGGAAAGAGGGTACACTTCCTCTTCAAAACTTCCCCAGTGGAAATAAGCGGGGAAGGGCGTGTGGAAGGGATGCGTGTTGTTGCCAATCGTCTGGAAGAGCAGGAGGGCGGCTATGTGCAATCCATTGCAACTGACACGTTCAATGATATCCCGTGTGGCCTTGTCTTACGTTCAGTGGGCTACAGAGGCACTCCGCTTGCAGGCTTACCTTTTGATGAGGACCGGGGAGTGGTGGCCAATGTAAACGGCCGAGTGGTCGATAAGCCCTGCGGCACACCGATACCAGGTCTCTATGTGGCGGGCTGGATTAAACGGGGACCATCTGGAGTTATCGGGACCAATAAGCCTGACGCGCAAGAAACGGTAAAGTTGATGCTAGAGGATGCGGTTAGAGCCGCGCCGTGTTCGAATCGAGGTCCGGAAGCGGTTGTGGAGCTTCTTAAAAATCGTAATGTCGATTTCGTAGACTTTGCTAGGTGGGAGCGTATCAATCAACACGAGCTAAGAGAGGGCCAAGAACAAGGCCGCTCCAGGATAAAGCTTGCCACGTCTGAAGAAATGCTGAAAATCTAGCGATCTCAGGGCCTCTGCCCAAAGCAGGTGTGGGCACTCGTCTAAGTGGCCCGGCTACACCTTGTTTAGCTTAAAATCTAAGATTTGGTTGTTGATGAAGCCATAGGCAGGTGGTAGGCATTCCTGCGCGAATGTTGGCGCAATATGAAGAGGTTCTACTGTGGAAAATACGCCTGATAACAAATCTGAAACTGACGAGAGCCAGGTCACTCAAGGACGCAAT
This region includes:
- a CDS encoding FAD-dependent oxidoreductase — protein: MSQQEDIASRFSGGLRVAIIGAGPAGFYAAAAWFKQKDINVHVDMFERLPSPFGLVRYGVAPDHARIKSVTRVYDKIASNEKFRYFGNVQYGTDLTLEDLSSHYDQIVFSVGTQGDRMLNVPGEELEGSVSAREFVAWYNGHPDYRDWKVDLSHKAVVVVGVRNVALDVARILAKTPDELRPTDIACHALDQLRESKVEDIYIIARRGPAQVKFTLHEIKEFGDFEAATTSVRTEDLELDPGSASELERNKAAQRNFEVLEKFSKVQHAANGKRVHFLFKTSPVEISGEGRVEGMRVVANRLEEQEGGYVQSIATDTFNDIPCGLVLRSVGYRGTPLAGLPFDEDRGVVANVNGRVVDKPCGTPIPGLYVAGWIKRGPSGVIGTNKPDAQETVKLMLEDAVRAAPCSNRGPEAVVELLKNRNVDFVDFARWERINQHELREGQEQGRSRIKLATSEEMLKI